Part of the Paenibacillus aurantius genome, GAGTAGAGCTCGAGGATGTCTTCCGCAAAGCCAAGCAGCGCGTTGTGGTGGCTACGTTCGCCTCCAACATTCACCGTATTCAGCAGGTCATCGACGCGGCGGAAGCGACCCGGAGAAAAGTAACGGTAATCGGACGAAGCATGGTCAATGTCGTCTCGATCGCCTCGGAACTGGGGTATTTGAGAATTCCGGACGGCATGCTGATTGAGCCGGAGGAAGTCAACCGCATGGCGGCTGACCGGGTTGTCATCCTCTCTACGGGTAGCCAGGGTGAGCCTATGTCGGCGCTTACGCGGATGGCCCGTTCGACCCATCGCAAGGTGGATATTCTTCCGGGTGATACCGTTATCATCGCGGCAACCCCAATCCCCGGCAATGAAAAATATGTAGGCCGGACGGTAGACGAGTTGTTCCGTCTAGGTGCTCATGTTATTTACGGGCCAGGCTCGGTTTCCGGCGTCCACGTTTCGGGACACGGCAGCCAGGAGGAATTGAAGCTGATGTTGAACCTGATGAGGCCTAAGTATTTCGTGCCGATTCATGGCGAATACCGGATGCTTCGCCAGCATGGCGTGTTGGCCGAATCCGTAGGGGTGGAGAAGGAGAACATCTTCATCATCGACAACGGGGATACGGTTGAAGTTCAGAACGGGACGGCTCGCAAAGGCTCCAAGGTTCAAGCCGGCAATATCCTGATCGATGGCTTAGGCGTCGGCGACGTAGGAAACATCGTTCTTCGTGACCGTAAGCTCCTTTCGCAGGATGGAATCCTGGTCGTGGTGGTTACGCTGAGCAAGCAGGAAGGCAATATTCTGTCCGGACCGGACATCATTTCCCGTGGATTCGTATATGTGAGAGAATCCGAAGGTCTGCTGGATGAAGCGAACCGGATTGTTACCAGCACCTTGAACCGGTTGATGAACGAGAATGTAAACGAGTGGGCGTCGCTCAAAACCCATGTAAAAGACGCACTCGGACGATTTTTATATGAGCAAACCAGAAGAAGACCAATGATTCTTCCTATCATTATGGAAGTGTAAATCCAGCATTAGTCACTTGAAACCGACTAGCCCAGTCCTCCCTAACCGGGAGGGCTTTTTCACGTTTCAAGGGATAAAGCCGAAGGGGGAAACCCATACTAGGAAGAGTTGGCAGTATAATCCTTGGAGGCGAAAACCATGACCTATTATTATCTGGAATCCAATCAGCAGCCCCCTCAACCCCCTTACCAGCCTATGCCCATGCAGCCGGGAGAAGACCAGAAGAAGAATGCGGTGCTCGAGAACATTCAACAACTGGGGCAGATGAACACCCCGCCGGCGGAATCGAACATCTTCTGTCTGTCGATCATAGGTCAAGTGGAAGGGCATATGGTGATGCCCCCGCAGAACAAAACGACCAAATATGAGCACCTCATTCCCCAGCTGGTAGCAGCCGAGCAGAACCAGAAGATCGAGGGCGTGCTGATTGTCCTCAATACGGTCGGGGGAGACGTGGAAGCGGGACTGGCGATAGCCGAGATGATCGCTTCGTTGTCGAAGCCTACCGTTGCCCTGGTGTTAGGAGGAGGTCATAGCATCGGAGTGCCGATTGCGGTTTCGGCCGACTTCTCGATCATAGCGGAAACGGCCACCATGACGATTCACCCGATTCGACTAACCGGTTTGGTTATCGGAGTTCCGCAGACGTTCGAATATTTGGATAAGATGCAGGACAGGGTGATTCGGTTCATCACGAGTCATTCCCGCATTCCGGAAGAGAAAGTCAAGGAGCTGATGTTCAAAACCGGGGAGTTAACCCGGGACATCGGGACGAACGTGGTGGGAACGGATGCGGTAAGGTTCGGGCTGATCGATGCCATTGGCGGCGTCGGCGATGCCATCCGGGAGCTGAACCGGAGAATTGCGGAAAGAAGAGGGCAGGCCGGGGAGGCCATGATCCAATGACGATCTACTCCATTATTCCGGAAACCGTTATTTTTGAGAACAGTGAGAATACAGATTACCGCTCTACGCTGATCAAGCATGACGGCATCGAGATGGAGGTCCGGTTCATCAACCAGACCCAGGCAAGAATCGAAAGAATTTACAGCGGCAACCCGAATGATTACCTGCGGGCCGAATACACGCCGGGAAGCCTGCTGAATTTTGCACCCGGAACGACCTCCAGCCGCAGCTGACCGATATGCCGACAGAGGCGGAAAATATGCTATAATAGCATATCGGAGGTGAAAATAGTGGCAAAGGGCCGAAAGAAAAAGAAAAAATCCGTCCAGACAACATTGAAGTTCGAGCTTCTTGGCATTGCCATGCTCCTATTTTCGGCTATTGCCCTGTTCCGCACCGGGTCGGTCGGGAGATCCTTGACCATTCTCTTCCGATTCACGGTAGGGGTATTGGACTGGATCATTCCCTTGGTGTTTATATATCTGGCTTTCTTCGTGATGATCAACCGGGCGTGGCCCCGGTCCTGGACGCCGAAAAAATCCGGAATTCTGCTCGCTCTGCTCGGCTGGATTCTCATGAACCAGATGTCTTTCATTCATCAGCTGGTGAGCTCTACGGATGCGATCACCCCCAGTCTGATATGGAATGATACCTGGAAGACACTGAAAGAGGGAATCTCCACTTATCCGTCGCAAGGAGACATCCTCACTAGAGAAATCGGCGGAGGGATCATAGGGGCGTTTCTATATTCCTGCCTGTTTTTTCTGTTCGGGTACGAAGGAACCGTTATCATGGTCGTGGCCCTGTTTGCCGTAGGAGCCATGCTGTTGACCGGTATCTCCTTTGTGGATGTCGGAATGAAGCTGCGCACCTCTCTCCAAACCTTACGTAAAGGCCTCTCCAACCGGATGTCCGAATGGGCCAAATCCAGAAGAGCCCAAGCCGCTGCTCCTAAAAAGAGCAAGAAAGCACCGGTATATTTGGACGAAGTCGATGAAGCGGACGAAGAGGAAGTAGGGGGACCGGAGCCGGAAGCCGTCCGGAAACCGATATTCTTCCCGCGTCTTCCCTCGGCCAAGAAGAAGGAAGCCATTCCCTCCGAGCCTGCCGTAGAGGAAACCGTTTATGTGAACGAGTCGGCTGCTCCCATACCTTACATAAGGGATTTTCAAGATCACATCGAGCCGCCGGTCGAGGATCCGGCTGTTCTATCCGCTCCACCCGTCTCTTCTTCCGTACCGGAAAACAAAGGGGCGGAAAGTTCGGAGGACTTCCCTGAGCTGGGCTTAGCGGCGGACAAAGAAAAGCCGCCTTCCAAGCCTTATCAGCTCCCCGGCTTTCAGCTTCTTTCCCGGCCGGCCGGTGCGGGGAAGGGCGGGGAGATGAACGATTACAAGGCGAACGCACGAAAGCTGGAGGCTACCTTGGAAAGCTTCGGCGTGCGGGCGAAGGTACTCGAAGTCGTCCGCGGTCCGTCGGTAACACGCTATGAGATCCAGCCGG contains:
- a CDS encoding ribonuclease J; the protein is MSKKSNDKLVVFALGGVGEIGKNMYVIQYANDIVVVDSGLKFPEEDMLGVDIVIPDISYLTENRDKVRGILVTHGHEDHIGGLPYVLRQLNVPVYGTKLTLGLIESKLKEANLLGDTKRILINADSVLDLGTIKATFFKTNHSIPDSVGVALETPEGTVVHTGDFKFDQTPVNDQYADLHRMAEIGSKGVLMLLSDSTNAERPGFTGSEKSVGVELEDVFRKAKQRVVVATFASNIHRIQQVIDAAEATRRKVTVIGRSMVNVVSIASELGYLRIPDGMLIEPEEVNRMAADRVVILSTGSQGEPMSALTRMARSTHRKVDILPGDTVIIAATPIPGNEKYVGRTVDELFRLGAHVIYGPGSVSGVHVSGHGSQEELKLMLNLMRPKYFVPIHGEYRMLRQHGVLAESVGVEKENIFIIDNGDTVEVQNGTARKGSKVQAGNILIDGLGVGDVGNIVLRDRKLLSQDGILVVVVTLSKQEGNILSGPDIISRGFVYVRESEGLLDEANRIVTSTLNRLMNENVNEWASLKTHVKDALGRFLYEQTRRRPMILPIIMEV
- a CDS encoding ClpP family protease, which translates into the protein MTYYYLESNQQPPQPPYQPMPMQPGEDQKKNAVLENIQQLGQMNTPPAESNIFCLSIIGQVEGHMVMPPQNKTTKYEHLIPQLVAAEQNQKIEGVLIVLNTVGGDVEAGLAIAEMIASLSKPTVALVLGGGHSIGVPIAVSADFSIIAETATMTIHPIRLTGLVIGVPQTFEYLDKMQDRVIRFITSHSRIPEEKVKELMFKTGELTRDIGTNVVGTDAVRFGLIDAIGGVGDAIRELNRRIAERRGQAGEAMIQ
- a CDS encoding YlzJ-like family protein; translation: MTIYSIIPETVIFENSENTDYRSTLIKHDGIEMEVRFINQTQARIERIYSGNPNDYLRAEYTPGSLLNFAPGTTSSRS